GGGCAGGAAATACAACCACCACTGGGGATTGACCGCATCAAGAACGAGGCTAATCAGGGGGCTTATCAGAATCAAGATATCGGTTATGGTGCCACCAGACCAGAAAACAGTTCCCAAGAAGACGGCGCCGAATGTCAACGATGTGCCAAGGTCAGGCTGTTTAAAAACGAGCACGGCAGGCGGAATGATGATTCCGATAACTTTGAAGATATCGAAAAAGCTTTTGATCGGAAATTTTTTCAGCCAGGCTGAGATTGTAAAAATGACGACGATTTTGGCAATTTCTGAAGGTTGGAGAGTGATTGGACCAAGCGCCAGCCAGCGCTGGGCGCCCTGGGCGCTATGTCCTTTAATCATGACCGCAAGAAGCAGACCCAGATTGGCTACGTAAATTACCGGCACAACCCATTTTGAGGTCCAAAAATAGTAAGGAATGCGGGCGAAAATGATAGCCAGCGCCACTCCCGCCCACATGAATTCCATCTGCTTGTTGTAATAATCAAGCGTGTGTTGTGAGTAGTGAAGGATGTTCAGCCCGGTGAATACGAGAAAAGCTGTCGCGCCAACCAGATACCAATCTACTGCCGACAGGAAGTTGTAAATTGTTCGAATGTAATAGCCAGCCGGAGAGGCTTGCAAGATCGAGTTCAAATTAGTTCCGATACGCGCCCCGAACGGCTTTATGGTAGCACTTGTGAGCCTTTTGTTGCCTCGCAATCGGGCTTGCTAAAACATCTTTGACAAAAGCTCAGCCGGTTGCGCTTCTCAGGGCGCTGTTAAATGCGAATGCGCACCCCCGAGAGGATGCGCAAAGCAGAGTTGTTGTATGGTCAGGTGAAAATCAGTAGGTCAACATTTCGAACGGAGCAAGCGGAAGTTGGCTACCAGTGAGGCGCGGCGTTCGTAGTGCTCGAGGTCGAATTTGGTTGTGTCTTTGTCGAGTTCGAAGTAGCGAGATACTACTGCGATCAACTCTTCTTCAAGAGATTCTAATCTGCCGGCGGGAAGTTCCAGGCGGTCATGCGTGAGCATATTGCGCATGCGGTCTTTGGCTGTATCGCGAGCAGTGTCTGTCTGGGTTCGGAAGAACCAGTTAATTACTTTTTGCAATTTCCTAGCCCTCCTTAAACGCGCACTGAGGGATTGAAGAACTTGACGAGACGTGTCATCCAGGTGCCGTTGAGAGCATCCAGATCCATGAGGGGCACATCTTCACCGCGAATTCTTCTGGCGATGTTGCGATAGGCCAGACCGGAGCGAACATTCTCCGTTCCTGATACCGGTTCGCCTTTGTTGGTCGAGATGATGATGTCTTCGTCTTCCGGCACGACTCCAAGGAGCTTGACCGAGAGAATTTCCAGTACGTCTTCGACGCTCATCATGTCGCTGTTCTTCACCATGTTCGGGCGAAGGCGGTT
Above is a genomic segment from Candidatus Melainabacteria bacterium containing:
- the rodA gene encoding rod shape-determining protein RodA encodes the protein MRGNKRLTSATIKPFGARIGTNLNSILQASPAGYYIRTIYNFLSAVDWYLVGATAFLVFTGLNILHYSQHTLDYYNKQMEFMWAGVALAIIFARIPYYFWTSKWVVPVIYVANLGLLLAVMIKGHSAQGAQRWLALGPITLQPSEIAKIVVIFTISAWLKKFPIKSFFDIFKVIGIIIPPAVLVFKQPDLGTSLTFGAVFLGTVFWSGGTITDILILISPLISLVLDAVNPQWWLYFLPTLGVILLLFWRHKNWHWAVRILLIAVVVAANYGAGLARPHMWNLLKEYQQKRLTSFVNPYEDPRGSGYHILQSLIAIGSGGINGTGLGKGNQSQGAFIPERHTDFIFAVLGEELGFKIAFFVVLAYAVICARGLIIAYQSRGDPAGSVMAIGLMCMFLFHVFINIGMTIGIMPVAGVPLPFLSYGGTALLVDLVSIGLMESVYAYSRNGRAESRR
- the minE gene encoding cell division topological specificity factor MinE; amino-acid sequence: MDDTSRQVLQSLSARLRRARKLQKVINWFFRTQTDTARDTAKDRMRNMLTHDRLELPAGRLESLEEELIAVVSRYFELDKDTTKFDLEHYERRASLVANFRLLRSKC